AAATAATATACCATTATTTTAACATGAAAATATCTAGTAAAATGTTTTATTTTCAACGAAAAAATCACTCAACGCCTTGTGTGATAAGCATTCTCAATACTTTTTTTATTGAAATGTTGGCGATACAGTTTTACAATAGGTATGAGGAATACGTTTTCACTGATTCGGTGGAAACAGCATATTATTGTTAAACACTTGGGAGGAATTATATCATGGCTAAGTACACAATTGTTGACAAAGAAACTTGTATTGCATGCGGAGCTTGCGGTGCAGCTGCTCCAGATATCTACGATTACGACGATGAAGGCATCGCATTCGTAACACTTGATGAAAACGAAGGTATCGTTGAAATTCCTGATGTATTAATTGACGACATGATGGATGCATTCGAAGGCTGCCCTACAGACTCAATCAAAGTTGCAGATGAGCCATTCAACGGAGATGCTACTAAGTTCGAATAAGAAAATACATAATTCCCGCTTACAGGCGGGAATTTTTTTATTGGGCTTTTTCCATAAAACCTTGTTGCTTTCCCAAAACCAGCAATTGATTTTTACGAGACCTTTTAAAAATTTTTCCCTATTAAAAATTAAAAAGCAACGGTGCAGGCCGTTGCTTTGGTATCAATCTATATAAGATAAGTTTATGCGTTTTTAAAAGTTTGCTGTCTCTCGATCCATGTTTTCATCCTTGTGAACATCAGCATGAAAATGACAGACATCAATATGCCTTTTACGAAGTTAAATGGTAAAATCCCTGCAACAATCATCGCCCTGGCTTCTGGTCCAGACATGGCTGGCATATTCAAGAACAATGTGTAAGCAGGAAGGAACACGTAGTAGTTAAGGACACTCATCAGGATGGCCATACTTGTTGTCCCAGCCACCAGTGCAAACGTCATTCCTTTGTGCGATTTCATACGCTGATAAATGTAGTAGGTTGGCAGGATGAATAAAACCCCTGCTACAAAGTTGGCAACATGGCCTACAGGAACACCCGTATCACTGCCTGTCATGAAATAATCAAGCGTATTCTTCAAGAATTCTACTAAAATACCGGCTACCGGACCAAAAATCAACGCAGCAATCAATGCAGGAATATCACTGAAGTCGACCATTAAGAATTTAGGGAACGGCGGCAGCGGAAAATTCAGCAGCATCAATACATAAGAGATACTGCTAAGCATACCAATTGAAACCATTGCTTTAACACTAAATTTTTTCATTTTTCCTCTCTCCTTATAGAGATCCATCTCACATAAAGAAGAAAGATTCAGCAATCACATACCCATAACAAATAAAACCCTCAAGTATTCTGTACTTGAGGGAGACTTGTGAAGGGCATGCTTAATAAACGGTCAAAACCTGCATTTTTTGAACGTCTGCAGAACCTCCATCTTCTCCCATCCAGACTATACTGTCGGCTTTGGAATCGCACCAAATCCTGCCCTTACAGGCTCGCGGGCTTAGAGAATAAATCTCATTACCGCCGATCGGGAATTTCACCCTGCCCCGAAGATAGACCATATTTATTTAACAGGTTTATTATACTGAAAAAAAAATCATTTGTGAAGATGTATGCTTGTGAAGATTTTTTGACAGATGAATGTAAAGATGCCCCCTGCCTTGTATGGTCCACATAATTTATAATTAACTTCTGCTAAATTCGGAATAAAGGAATACATTTAGATTAAATCAGTAATTTTTGAGAGCGCTTGCATTTATTTATGAACAATCTCGCAGTTTGACAAAAGAATATTCGTTTTGTAAAATAATCAGAAAATTAACACTTTGTTTTACTAAAAGGAGTGAGTAAAGGATGTTTCACGTTCTAGCGGCAGATTCAATTAAGGAAGAAGGCTTACAGCCCTTATTAGAACAAAATGGGGTCCAGGTACATATCGGGAGTGTAGATTCAGGTATTATCGATTTACAAAAGATTGACGCCCTTCTTGTCAGAAGCGCCACAAAAGTCACCCAGGAGCTGCTCGACCTTATGCCCTCACTAAAAATCATCGGCCGTGCAGGTGTGGGTGTAGATAATATCGATATCGCCGAGGCGACAAAACGAGGCATTATCGTCGTCAATGCTCCGGATGGGAATACCATTTCTACGGCAGAACATACTTTTGCGATGATGTCTGCATTAATGAGAAACATTCCGCAGGCACATTCTACTGTAAAAAATGGAGAATGGAAGAGAAATAAGTTTATTGGAAATGAACTTTACGGAAAGATATTAGGCATTATCGGTTTGGGGAGGATTGGTTCCGAGCTTGCAAAAAGAGCCAAGGCTTTCGGGATGTCAGTAAAGGTATATGACCCGTTTCTCACGAAGGAGCGTGCAGCAGTTTTGGGCGTTCAATTATCTTCTTTCGATGAGGTTCTCGCCGAAACAGATATCATTTCGGTTCACACACCTTTGACAAAGGAAACGAAAGGACTCCTTAACGAAAAGACTTTGAGCCAGACTAAAAAAGGTGTTTATCTCCTGAATTGTGCGAGAGGAGGGATAATTGACGAGATGGCTCTCGCCCATTTTATTGAGAACGGTCATGTTGCTGGTGCTGCACTGGATGTATTTGAAGTTGAACCCCCGGAGAATCACCCTTTACTGAAGTTTGATTCCGTTATTGCCACTCCACACCTAGGAGCCTCTACAAAAGAAGCACAGCTGAATGTGGCCACCCAGGTCGCAAGTGAAATCAGAACATTTTTTGAAAATAACCCTGTTGCCAACTCAATCAATCTTCCGGCTATGTCTAAAGAAATTTATGAAAAAATACAACCATATCACCAGCTAGCAAAAGAAATGGGAAAAATTGTTTCAGAATGCCATAACAAAGGAATCAGTGAGCTTACAGCCACGTATTCAGGAACTGCAGCGGAACTGGAAACCACCTTTTTAACAAAGGCCCTGCTTGCAGGATTTTTTGAAAACCGCATCGATATGAAAGTCAACGAAGTGAATGCAATCCACATTGCAAAAGAACGAGGAATCATGGTTGGTGAAAAAGTGACCGGAAATTCGTATGGTTACGCAAATACGATAACAGTAACCGCAAGCGGGGATGGAGAATCTTTTACCGTGAGAGGAACTTACATTGACCATTACGGCCCAAGGATTGTCAATCTCGACGGCTTTAACATCGATTTCCATCCATCAGGAAACCTCCTGTATATCCAGCATATGGACCGACCTGGTGTGATCGGGCATGTAGGAAAAGTCCTGGGTGATCATGACGTGAACATTGCTACCATGCAGGTTGGCAGAAAAGAAGCGGGCGGCGAAGCAATCATGGTCCTCTCGTTTGATAAGCCCCTTTCAATCGAAATGATAAGTAAGCTTGAGTCGCTGCAGGACATCGTTACAATTAATAGTATTGTTCTATAAGCACGACAAACAGGCCTCCAATTAGCGAGGCCTGTGTTTTTTTGTTTTGCGAACCGCTCCCTGTATCAAAAAAAATTTCCTGTTTTATCCCAGAGGAAAAGATTTTCGCTCACCTTTGGAAAACGTCATGATTTCCTTATAGCCAACTTCCTGTGCAAGTTCAAGAGCCTGATCGAAATCAGCACCGACATGCTCAGGTACATGGGCATCTGAGGACAAGACAATCGGTATTTTCTTATCAAAGCACATCTGCAATAGGCGTTGGTCCGGATACAAAGTCTGAGTAGGCTTCCGCAGTCCGGCTGTGCTAATTTCCACACAGGTCTTGGACTGTGCCAAAGCCGAGGTCGCACGGTCATACTGTTCCATGAGGAAACTTTCATCTTCAGGCACATACCTAAAAATTTTGACAAGGTCAATATGACCGATGATATCAAACATGTTGGATTGAGCCAGCGTTACCACCTGGTCAAAATAACTTCTATAGACTTCATAAACATCTCTTCTATCCCATTCTTTACGATATTCTGCAAGGTCGATCCCAAAATCACCAATCCAGTGGATCGAGCCAATAACATAATCAAAGTCATAGCTTTTAATGAACTGTTCCATCTCCTTATGCTTGCCAGGAGTGTAGTCCATCTCGATTGACATTTTTACGTCGATCTCATTTCTCCATGCTTCCTCAAAAAGATGAACGTAATCAGCCATATCATAAAATCTACGTTCATCCACCCAGCTATTGCGTAAAATGTCTGCAGTCTGATAGAAATGATAAGCATGTTCAGATATCCCGAAATGCTGGATCCCTTTGTCACGTGCTGTATCAGTGAACTTCTTCATGTAGTCAAGTGTCAATGTTCCTCTCTCAAGATGGTTGTGATAATCCGTCAGCATAGTATCCATCCCCTTTTGCACTCTTTTACCAATTATACTTTCAGATATCACCTTGGTACAAGGAGAGATTATCGGGTAATTAAGATTTGCTGAGGCTGTATGGTGTCAGATGCCAAATTGTTCAGAGCTTTTAATTTTTCCACAGACGTGTTTGTTTTTCTTGCGATGGAGATGAGTGTATCCCCGGATGAAACGACATAACTCCTTCCAGCTGAACTCTTGATTATTAAAATGTCACCAGCAGAGATATGGTTATTGCTGATATTATTTTCTTTTTTAATTTTATCTACTGTAGTATGATATTTCTCTGCGATTGACCAAAGAGTCTCACCTTTTTGGACGGTATGCTTATCTATAGATTGCTGCTCCACAGCATCTGTACTTTCTCCATCTTTATTTTCATGTTCAGAATGTAAGCTTTCACCTTGTTTCCTAATATCGATATTATCCATCATTCGAAGCTTGGCGACTGTCTCCACCGTCACTTCATTTCCTTTTTTCTCCATAGCTACGATAGGCTGCCCCACTGCAGCTTCACCAAAAGCCAATACAGGATCGATCGCATTTTCCTTTTCATAAGTCCAATTATCCTTATGGACTTCGAAATGGAGATGAACTCCGGAGGAATCTCCTGTATTTCCCATCAGGCCGATTACATCACCCTGATTGACAACTTGTCCTTCTATTACGTTCCTTTTATTCAAATGTGCATATACAGTTTCCAGGTTGTTATCATGCTTGATGAACACAACATGTCCATATGAACCCGAAAAATATGATTTTGTTACTACCCCTTTATCAACACTATGTATAGGTGTTCTGGACTCACCGGCAATGTCAATTCCCTTATGATGGCCATGACGTGTTCCATATAAGTCGGTTATGACTCCATCAGCAGGCCATACCCAATCTGATGTTAATTTTGTTATATCAAGCATTTCTGCCTGAGAGTGCTTTCCGCCAAGAAATAGCAAGCTGATACAGAGTGCCATGATCCCGGCAATGAGTAAACGCTTTATGTAATCCTGCATTTTCTTCCTCCTTAACTTTTGACTCCCTTTCCATCCCTATGACAGCCTGTACAAAAATAGAACTGAATCGTGGAAAAGCAGCAGCAAAAAAAGCACATTCGTTATAATTGGTGGGAAACTGCTTTTTTATGCAAAAGAAGGAAAATTTGTTTATGGGCCTGTGATGGCAAAGAGCTCAAAGTAAAAAAAAGAAAGACCAGGTGGCCTTTCTTTTAGTCAATGTTTTTCTTATTGGGAGCAAGTGGCAGCGAGAGGACTTCGTTCATATTGAAAGGTCCAATTTGGTCAATGTTCGCATTTGTGAATCTGACCCCTGTGTATTCAAACTCACTCACCGTCATTAAGATCGCCTCGAGATGTGGCAGGAAACTTTCGTCCAAAGTCGTATCATCAGTTAAAGTGATTTCTAACACTTTATCTTTTAATTCAGTTTTTGCAAACTTAAAACCATCCGGCAGGGAAGGTGAAAGATACCCTACCTCATCACCCTTCCGCATCTGCGCAAAGGCATCACCAACTGTTTCATACTGTTCTTTGGTCGGCACAAGATACGGATTCTGTATACCTTCAACTGTCAAAAACAAGTATGCACGCCTCTTTTTTGTCTCTGCGTTGATTGGAAGCTCCTCCATGGAGCCAAAGTTGCCCAGGTCAATCCCGGGTTTGCTCTCAGTAGTCAACACCATTTTATCGATTCCTGCTCGTGAGAAATTCTGTGTCATGGAATCAACAAAAATAATGTTTGTAGCACTTCCATATTGAAATGGGTGATTTGGCTTTACATCCATTGTCAGTGTCTTACTGCCTTCATCGTAGTTCCAGGATGCATCCATTGGATAGTAATCGGTCAATCCCCATTCCTCTTCTTTAAGCTTAGGCATCATTTCTGTATAGCTGTCTATCCAACTTTTTCCTTCTTGCTTTGGCGTTGTAACAGTAACTGGAACAACCGTCATAACCTGCTGGTCAGGAATGGCGTAGCTGAGGAGTTCCGTAGTCTCGGTGTCTATTTCCTCAGGATATAACGAAATCAGTCCCTCATAAGGATTTCCTTTATCCATGGCGGCAAATTCATTAGCCTTTTCTTCACCATCTGCTGAATCCGCCATTAAAGTGTTCTCCTTTTCAGCAGCACTATTACTTGCCGAATCATCTCTGACAGCTGTATCCATTTCCATGGACGACTTGGCTTCAGAGGCGGAGTTTCTATCCATACTCTCCTGAGATGCGTCGTTGACATCCAGCAATCCCGGAGAAAGGATGAAGGCGAGGAAGAGTACCGCAGCTAGTGCAACTCCTGGTACAACCCATGCTGGCATTTTCTTTCTTTTTTCAACACGATGGGCGATATTCGAATAAATGTCACGAGAGTCGCGATGGTCTTTTATCTTTGGCATCTGGCCGAGGATTTCTTCTAGCTGCTTATCGCTTAGCTGTGACTTTTTCACTAGTCATCCCTTCCTTTTCAATCATTTCTTCCATAAGCTTTTTCAGCGTCTTCAATCCGCGGTGCTGCGTTGTCTTCACTTTGCTTTCCGTCCAGGATAAAGCTTCTGCTGTTTCGCTTATGGATAGCTCATGTATATAGCGCATGATGATGACCATTCGCTGGTCAACCGTGCATTGATCTAGGCACTTGTACATCATTTGGATTTCTTCACTTTGGAGCGCCATTTCTTCAGGCAATGGCTGATCATCCCTTACCTGGCGTGCCGACATATCAAAGGATTCAAGCAATCGCTGCTTCCAGCCCTTCTGTTTTCGGAAGTGATCAATCGCGACATTCTTCGCAATCGAAAACAGCCATGTCTTTTCACTGCTCTTGCCCTCAAACCGATCGTATGCCTTCAATACCCGGATGTACACTTCCTGTACAAGGTCTTCGGCTAACTCCCTGCTTTTTACCATATAAAATAAAAATTGAAAAACGTCATGATGATATTTTTGATACAATTCATCAAAAACGGAGTTCATAGGTCATTTCGCCTCCGTATTCATTAGATTAGTCGAAAAAGATTAATAAAAGTTTCATTCTAACTATATTATTTTTAGAATGGAAATGGAAGGAATTTTCGAGGACAAAATTTGATGAAGTTAACTAAAATTTAAAAGGTTTAATAAGATGAGGAAAGCCATGGAATAATTAATTCTCATGGGGGGGATTCTAACGGACACTTTTCTCCTGAATTCCTTTAGGGTTGTCCGATAGAGGTGCACTAACGGACACTTCTCCCTTAATTGCATTTCAGTTTGTCCGATAGAGGTGCTCTAACGGACACTTTTCCTTTAATGCCACATCAGTTTGTCCGATAGAGGTGCTCTAATGGACACTTTTCCCTTAATTGCACTTCAGTTTGTCCGATAAAGGCGGTCTAATGGACACTTTTCCCTTAATTGCACTTCAGTTTGTACGATAGAGGCGGTCTAACGGACAATTTTCTCTTAATTTCCATCATTTTTGTCCGATAGAGGCGGTCTAACGGAGATTTTTTTCCCCAAGAACACAAACAAGCCCACCCCAATACGGGATGGACTTGTTAATTGTTCCTTGTGAATCAAGATTAGTCGGCAAGTTATTCAATATTTCGAGGGATGAAAAAGGAAAATGTCGTTCCTTGTCCGAGTTTGCTTTTTACCGAGATATTCCCTCGATGTGCGTCGATAATATTCTTGGCGATAGCCAGTCCAAGGCCGGTTCCGGATACACCGCGAGTTCTAGACTTGTCGCCTTTATAGAATCTCTCGAACAGGAATGGCAAGTCTTCCTCGGGGATCCCTGGTCCCTGGTCGCTAACCTCAAAATATAAGCCACGTTCATCGGTTTTGCCGCTGAGTACAATCGATGCCGAATCCGGGACATGCCTGATTGCATTATCAATCAGATTGGTAAGGACCTGTTCGATGCGGTCCGGATCAAAACGGAAATCATGTTCTTCTGAATCAAACCGGACTGATAACTCAATCCCCTTCTCTTTCGCCAGACCATGAAATTTTCGGATAATCCGGTTTACATAAGGGTTGATTTCAACGCTTTCAACGTTGAGAAGAATATGGCCTGCTTCCATACGGGCCAAATCGAGCAGTTCATTAACAAGGCGGCCCATCCTTAACGATTCATCGTAAATGACTTTGGCCATTTCCTTCTTTTCTTCATCTGTTTGGGCGATGTCATCGACGATCGCTTCACTATACCCTTGCATCATCGAAATCGGTGTACGCAATTCATGTGAAACATTGGCGATGAAATCTTCCCTCATTTTGTCGAGCTTTCTTTCCTCAGTCATATCACGTACAACTGCTACAGCTCCACGGATGAACCTTTTATTATAAAGCGGGCTGACGATGATTACCCAGGTACGTCCCTGTGCTGTTATCTCCCCAACCTGCTCTTTCTCCGTATTGACCGCAAGCTGGAATAACTCCATGACTTCGGATGGGACGGCATCTGTATTCTCGGAAGCAAGGCCCTGCTCATAATACCAGTATCTCAAGAATACTTCGGCAGGCGGGTTCGTGATCAGGATGGTTCCATCACGATTGAAGGTGATCACTCCATCTGCCATACTGCTAAGGATGCTTGTCAGCTGTTCTTTTTCCTGACTCAATGCATTCATATTGAATTTCAGCTGTCTGCCCATCTGGTTGAAGGCGGTTGCTAATTCCCCAATTTCGTCATGGGTGAGGATCGGTACCTTTGTATCAAACTTTCCTCTGGCAACTTCGAAGGCTGCCTCCCTCATTTTTCGCAGTGGGGCAGTAATCCTTGTAGACAGGAAGAATGCAAAGATTGTCGTCAAGACTATGGCAACGCCAGCAGCAAGCAAGATGAACTTGGTTGTCAGCCTTGTCGTCTCTTCCATCACTTCAAGCGACTGGTATATGAAAACTGCTCCATTTTCATTCTCAAACTGATGAAGCGGAACACCAATCATTAAATATTGGGTATCATCCACCTCATTCGAAACACCCGGCATGGAAGTAATCATATCCACTGTCTGGTCGTTCTCAAAAACAGCAGCAAGATCGTCATCATTCATAAAAAAAGAAATAGGTACATGTGTCGTGTCTTCTACACCAGGCGAATAAAAATAAGTATTCTTATCTTTAATGATCGTTACCCTGGAGTCATCATCGACCATCTCCCATGCAATCTCTATGCCTAATTGTTCCTCCTGACCAGGGTGGTCTTCCAGCACCCTGGCTATTTTTTCAGCAGTATTGGTCATTCCTCTCCTGGTTTCATTAATGTGATAATTTTCAAAGAATTCCATCAACATGACTGTCAGGATGAATAACACAAATGAAACGAGCAAAAGGATGGTAATCCAAAGCTTACCTACTACACTGCGCCAAAACATCATTCATTGACTACCTCGAACTTGTAGCCAACACCCCAGACTGTCACAATCATCTTCGCAGCCTGTTCTGATACTTTATTCAGCTTCTCGCGCAATCTTTTAACATGAGTGTCAACCGTTCGCAAATCACCGAAAAATTCATAATGCCAAACTTCCTTCAATAGTTGCTCACGGTCAAAAACTTTATCTGGGGCTTTCGCCAGGAAGTAGAGCAATTCATACTCCTTAGGCGTAAGGCTGACTTCTTTGCCATCTGCCAAAACCCTATGGGCATCATTATCAATGGTTAAATGAGGGAAAACAATCACGTCTTTTGCCGTCGTTTCTGTCTGCAAGTAACTTGTGCTCGACGAACGGCGAAGCATAGCTTTGACCCTCAAAACAACTTCGCGAGGGCTGAACGGCTTGACGATATAATCATCAGTCCCAACCTCGAATCCTTGTACTCTGTTCACTTCCTCACCCTTCGCGGTAAGCATGATCACAGGAGTCGACTTCTTTTCACGAAGGTCACGGCAGACCTCGATGCCATCTTTACCTGGCATCATCAAGTCAAGCAGGATCACATCATAATCATTGGCAAGTGACTTCGCCAGTGCTTCATTGCCATCTTCTGCTTCATCAATTATATAGTTCTCTCTTTCAAGATACATCTTCAATAATCG
The window above is part of the Mesobacillus jeotgali genome. Proteins encoded here:
- a CDS encoding ferredoxin — encoded protein: MAKYTIVDKETCIACGACGAAAPDIYDYDDEGIAFVTLDENEGIVEIPDVLIDDMMDAFEGCPTDSIKVADEPFNGDATKFE
- a CDS encoding ECF transporter S component; translation: MKKFSVKAMVSIGMLSSISYVLMLLNFPLPPFPKFLMVDFSDIPALIAALIFGPVAGILVEFLKNTLDYFMTGSDTGVPVGHVANFVAGVLFILPTYYIYQRMKSHKGMTFALVAGTTSMAILMSVLNYYVFLPAYTLFLNMPAMSGPEARAMIVAGILPFNFVKGILMSVIFMLMFTRMKTWIERQQTFKNA
- the serA gene encoding phosphoglycerate dehydrogenase, producing MFHVLAADSIKEEGLQPLLEQNGVQVHIGSVDSGIIDLQKIDALLVRSATKVTQELLDLMPSLKIIGRAGVGVDNIDIAEATKRGIIVVNAPDGNTISTAEHTFAMMSALMRNIPQAHSTVKNGEWKRNKFIGNELYGKILGIIGLGRIGSELAKRAKAFGMSVKVYDPFLTKERAAVLGVQLSSFDEVLAETDIISVHTPLTKETKGLLNEKTLSQTKKGVYLLNCARGGIIDEMALAHFIENGHVAGAALDVFEVEPPENHPLLKFDSVIATPHLGASTKEAQLNVATQVASEIRTFFENNPVANSINLPAMSKEIYEKIQPYHQLAKEMGKIVSECHNKGISELTATYSGTAAELETTFLTKALLAGFFENRIDMKVNEVNAIHIAKERGIMVGEKVTGNSYGYANTITVTASGDGESFTVRGTYIDHYGPRIVNLDGFNIDFHPSGNLLYIQHMDRPGVIGHVGKVLGDHDVNIATMQVGRKEAGGEAIMVLSFDKPLSIEMISKLESLQDIVTINSIVL
- a CDS encoding histidinol-phosphatase produces the protein MLTDYHNHLERGTLTLDYMKKFTDTARDKGIQHFGISEHAYHFYQTADILRNSWVDERRFYDMADYVHLFEEAWRNEIDVKMSIEMDYTPGKHKEMEQFIKSYDFDYVIGSIHWIGDFGIDLAEYRKEWDRRDVYEVYRSYFDQVVTLAQSNMFDIIGHIDLVKIFRYVPEDESFLMEQYDRATSALAQSKTCVEISTAGLRKPTQTLYPDQRLLQMCFDKKIPIVLSSDAHVPEHVGADFDQALELAQEVGYKEIMTFSKGERKSFPLG
- a CDS encoding LysM peptidoglycan-binding domain-containing protein yields the protein MQDYIKRLLIAGIMALCISLLFLGGKHSQAEMLDITKLTSDWVWPADGVITDLYGTRHGHHKGIDIAGESRTPIHSVDKGVVTKSYFSGSYGHVVFIKHDNNLETVYAHLNKRNVIEGQVVNQGDVIGLMGNTGDSSGVHLHFEVHKDNWTYEKENAIDPVLAFGEAAVGQPIVAMEKKGNEVTVETVAKLRMMDNIDIRKQGESLHSEHENKDGESTDAVEQQSIDKHTVQKGETLWSIAEKYHTTVDKIKKENNISNNHISAGDILIIKSSAGRSYVVSSGDTLISIARKTNTSVEKLKALNNLASDTIQPQQILITR
- the sigX gene encoding RNA polymerase sigma factor SigX, encoding MNSVFDELYQKYHHDVFQFLFYMVKSRELAEDLVQEVYIRVLKAYDRFEGKSSEKTWLFSIAKNVAIDHFRKQKGWKQRLLESFDMSARQVRDDQPLPEEMALQSEEIQMMYKCLDQCTVDQRMVIIMRYIHELSISETAEALSWTESKVKTTQHRGLKTLKKLMEEMIEKEGMTSEKVTAKR
- a CDS encoding ATP-binding protein, which encodes MMFWRSVVGKLWITILLLVSFVLFILTVMLMEFFENYHINETRRGMTNTAEKIARVLEDHPGQEEQLGIEIAWEMVDDDSRVTIIKDKNTYFYSPGVEDTTHVPISFFMNDDDLAAVFENDQTVDMITSMPGVSNEVDDTQYLMIGVPLHQFENENGAVFIYQSLEVMEETTRLTTKFILLAAGVAIVLTTIFAFFLSTRITAPLRKMREAAFEVARGKFDTKVPILTHDEIGELATAFNQMGRQLKFNMNALSQEKEQLTSILSSMADGVITFNRDGTILITNPPAEVFLRYWYYEQGLASENTDAVPSEVMELFQLAVNTEKEQVGEITAQGRTWVIIVSPLYNKRFIRGAVAVVRDMTEERKLDKMREDFIANVSHELRTPISMMQGYSEAIVDDIAQTDEEKKEMAKVIYDESLRMGRLVNELLDLARMEAGHILLNVESVEINPYVNRIIRKFHGLAKEKGIELSVRFDSEEHDFRFDPDRIEQVLTNLIDNAIRHVPDSASIVLSGKTDERGLYFEVSDQGPGIPEEDLPFLFERFYKGDKSRTRGVSGTGLGLAIAKNIIDAHRGNISVKSKLGQGTTFSFFIPRNIE
- a CDS encoding response regulator transcription factor translates to MEKDVKILVVDDEERIRRLLKMYLERENYIIDEAEDGNEALAKSLANDYDVILLDLMMPGKDGIEVCRDLREKKSTPVIMLTAKGEEVNRVQGFEVGTDDYIVKPFSPREVVLRVKAMLRRSSSTSYLQTETTAKDVIVFPHLTIDNDAHRVLADGKEVSLTPKEYELLYFLAKAPDKVFDREQLLKEVWHYEFFGDLRTVDTHVKRLREKLNKVSEQAAKMIVTVWGVGYKFEVVNE